The sequence below is a genomic window from Dermochelys coriacea isolate rDerCor1 chromosome 17, rDerCor1.pri.v4, whole genome shotgun sequence.
ggaggggatgagggttcAGGCTGGGGGTGTGGTTTCTGGGTGGGGCCACAAATGAGGAGTtcatggtgtgggagggggatccgGGCTGGGTCAGAGGGGAGGatgagggctcctgctgggggtactggctctggggtggggctggggctggggatgaaagagggtgctgtgggctgggactgaggggttcagctgttaggagggggatcagggctgggactgagggttggggcacgggagagggttggggcgcaggctccgggcagtgcttacctcaagcagtggcttcccggaagcagtggcatgtcccccatctggctccaacgcagaggcgcagccaggcagctctgcgtgctgcccccatagctcccactggctgcactttttggccaatgggagctgtgggggtggtgcttggggtgggggcagcgtgcagagcccccccccggcCGACCCTACGCAGGCACGGGAGCTGGAGAAgtaacatgctgctgcttctgggagccgcgcacagcggggcaagccctggacctcgctccccagcaggagctcgagggctggatgtggcccctgggccacagtttgcccacccctggtctatactGAAGGGCTAAaatggcacagctgtgtcactttagcattttaagtgtagacatacctgaagtGAGCACGTCCAGAGGACTCTGTTTGGATAAGCCTGCAGGATTTGAGCCTCCAAGGTGAACTGAAATGCACTGTATACCCATTAGGACTAGAGTTCAGGGAAGAGAAATCTATGAACGCCTAAGAGCCAGCAGGAAGCTGCCTTCTTTCTCCTGCGGTGAATGGTAGGAACTTCTCCAAGTCTGGCGGGTGACGGGCAGAGCCCTGAACGCGGCGCTCGGCAGGCCAATGCCGGAGGAGACTCCCGACTCGGAGGGGTAATTACATTTGCCCACACGGGCGCTGAAGGAACTGGATTCTCAAACCGGCTGGGGAAGATATTTTAATGGCAGTTCAGCTCCCCTCAGGGCACAAGGCGCGTTCGGGACCCCACCGTCGAGATCCCCGCAGCCGCCGTCGCCCGCGCGGGGGCACAACCGAAGCCTCGGGCCCAGGCCGGGGCGCGGCGCGGCTTCACTTCGTGCCGAGCAGCAGCGCCATGGcggagagcaggagcagggcgACCGAGAACTCGGCCAGCCGCTCCCCGCGCCACCTctgggccgccgccgccgcctcccgctgccgccgccgccgccggcgcAGGAGCTGCTGCCGCTCCAGCTGCTCGCCGTAGTGGGCGCGGTAGAAGGCGTCGAAGTCGAAGGGGGGCGCGCGGCGCGGGCCgggcgcgggggcgggggcgggggcgggcgcgGGCCGCGCGGCCGAGCTCAGCTCCTCGCGGCTCAGCAGGCCTCGGTCGTACTTGCGGCGCAGGGCCGCGCTGCCCAGCACGGCGTAGGCCTGGTGCAGGGCGGTGAAGCGCGCGGCCGCCTCCTCGCTGCCCGCGTTGCGGTCCGGGTGGCAGCGGAAGCTCCGCTCGTAATAGGCCGCCTTGATCTGCGCCTGCGTGGCGCTGGCCGGCACGCCCAGCAGCTCGTACAGccccgcgggccgggccggggccccGTCGGCGGCGCCGCGGCGGCCGTGGGGCCGGGCGGGCAGCGCGCGGAGCAGGAGCGCGCGGGGCCAGCCCCGAGCGGCGGGAGCGGGCGCCATGCCAGCGGGCGGGCGGTGCGCGCCTCAGCCCGACTTCCGGGGCCGCCGGGAGCGCGCCCGGCGGCCCCGGCCAATGGCGTGAAGAACGACGCGCGGACGGACGGCTGCctcggccaatgggaactgccgGCGCTCCGGCCTCACAGATTGCGCCGCGGCGCGGGGAGATGATGTCAGAGCGTGAGCATGGCGGGGAGCGGCCGGAGGCCTGAGCATCGCGGGCCCCCGGAGCTGGCGAGTCCCTGCGTCTCGGGGCTTgggtggggccggggccggggccggggccggggccggggcggggcggggctcaaCTCCGGGGCCCCGGGGAGCGGTTCTGGgcctgtgggggggcggggcggggctcggcTCTGTGGGGCCCGGCTGAGGGGGGAGGttcggggcgggggcggggctcggggcTCGGGGGCGCGGCTTGAgctgcggggcggggcgggggtctCGGCCCGTGGCGCTTGGCCCTGGAGGGCACTGTGGGGCCCAGCCCCGTTGTTCTCCAGGTTTCAcgctgtttgtttttcttgcagTTTTACGATGAGGCCGAGGCCCGGAAATACTCCCAGAAGTAAGGGTGCTTCCCCTGCATGCTTGCTCCCTTGCTGCGCTGCACATGGCCAGTCCCCCGTGAAGGTGGTGACGATGGGTCTTGTCCCATCCCTGTGCTGATGGCTGGAGCATCTGCAGTGGTGTTTCCTATGCGCTCCCAAAAAGTGTCAATGTGCACCAGGAAATGTAATCTGAACTAAATTAAATGGGGAAGGAGCTCGAGCAGGTCTGtggtgcagctgctctgctgacCTTAATGGGTGTGGAGTTGTGTCCTGTGCAGTAGTATCTGCTCCTAGCAAGAGTTCTCCAGTTGTACTGGGGTGTACACAGTTCTCCCCATAGTGAGCATAAGATCTGCCGTTGTGCTCTTAGCTATTAATTCCTGAGGAATTGTAGAGCAAGCAGAGTTGGGTGCCTGACTTCAGTCTTAGTAATTGTGTGGAGAGCCTTTGGGCTCCCAAAGGAATGCAGAAATTCCTACCACAAGGCAGGTTCCCATCTTAGGCCTTTCCTTGGGCTTCCAGATACTCCATTGTCTTCATGAATAACTAAGGTCTGAGCCAGTGGTTACCTTGGCTGTGACTTTATTCTGGGTAGCGAAAGCCACTTACATCTCTCATTACTGCTTTCATGGGAATAAAGGAGGATTCTTTCTCCTCAGCTCTCGAATGATTGAGATCCAGTCGCAGATGTCGGAGCGGGCCGTGGAGCTTTTGGGCTTGCCCGAGGATCGGCCATGTTTCCTTCTGGATGTCGGGTAAGACCCTGCATATGAGCCATATAGAACTGTAAGGATGCTGCTTTCCCCCCTCTTCTCGCTGGCCTTCATGTTGTAGTTAGAGAAGGACAGAGCTCTGAATTGTCAGTGTAAGAGTTTTAGGTTTGTACTACAAATTACAGTGGAGCTCCTCCTGCAGCTTTGTGGAGTTCCAGGAATACCATGATGATGACAACCATGGCTCAAATATCTAGAAAGAACGGGGGTGTCTCGGTACTTAATTTCCACAGTTGCTGctcagagagaggaaagagaagatcATTGTCCTGAAAGGGTTTGCAGATATGTCAGTGAAAAGGCTGGATATTGGGATGAATCTGCATTTCTAAGATCTGTTCTTTCGCTTTTAGCTGTGGCTCTGGTTTGAGTGGAGATTACATCTCTGAAGAGGGACATCACTGGGTTGGGATGGACATCAGTTCTGCCATGCTGGGTAAGCAGATTCTCATCCACTGCATGCCCTAGTGGGCAGACAATACATATGTGCAGTGGGAGGGTTAGAAATGTATAAAATGCATCCCTGGGTACTGATCTGAAGACTTATGGCCATCTACCTGGCTTGTCTTTTGTGCTGTGCCAGATGTTGCTGTGGAGAGAGAGGTGGAAGGAGGCCTCATCCTTGCAGACATGGGGCAGGGGATTCCCTTCAGGCCAGGCATGTTTGATGGCTGTGTCAGGTAAGACATTCCTCTTTGCTTTCTTATCTTAGTTCCCAGAGGCTCTACCTAGCAGGAAGACACAACACAAGCCTGGCCCTGTTAGCTAGCCAGACCAGCTTGCATTCCATAGCAGGTTGTTGAAATTTGGACAGGCTTTGAATTATGGATGCTTCTTCCTGTATTTGGGAGCAGCTGCTGGAAAATTACCTTTGACTCTCATAATACTGGACTATGAAAACAGGGGAACTGCTTATCCAAAAACAGAGGAATGGCTGAGAGTCACCAATAACTAAGGCTAGCAGAAGGTGCTGAATACCAGTGCTGAACATGGCATAAAAAACTAGATCATGGGCATGCTGCTCATTTGGGGGGCGGGAATGGGAAGGGTCAGAACCCTTGAGCCACAGACGGGCTCCCACTGACACTAATGGGTGGTTTGGCCAAGTATATAACCTGTTCGCTAGTTAATGCTGCTGTTACATTCAGCGTGTCACAGATCCATAGGATCTGTGCTATACCCCAGCTTTTAAATAGGCTGTTGGAGGAACCCCTTTGGTGTGCCAGATCCCCGAAGGGCCTCACCCTTCCTTCAGCGTAGGCTCACTGCCTCTGACATGCTCCTGGGTCCAGCACTTGTGATTCACACCATGCACTCTGCCCAGTGCGTCAGACTGTGCTGGACTCCTGGTCACACTTTTACACTGTTCAGGGACTACTGCACCTCAGCAggtatttgcagtgacaccaggcagcGTTTTCAAAGTGAGTGGGGTTTACTCGTCACCTGGAATGCAGCGTCGGgagtccttaggttagcacagagaaatcaAGGTTAGGACATAGTCCGTCTGTCTAGGCCAGAGCAACCCGCCAGCCAAGCTGCTCCAGATTCCATTTCAAGCTCTCAGTCCCTTTATCCCTCCATGGGGATAGCAGTACAGCCTGTCCCAAAAGCTACTTTTTATTTCCTGCCTGGTACTTCTCAGTCCCTTGTTTCTGCAGCTGGCctctgctcagcttccctgctgctgAGGAGTGGGGGAAAAATCTTCCTTCCTCTTGATGGTTGTTTGCTGGGTGTGAATTGTCTGGTCACGGGGGCTTCTAATTGCCTCTTTGGGATTCTCGATTGTTATGGGTTGATTTCAGCAGGTTCCCGCCAGTTCCTTTCAATTCATTGTGCCTAGGCAGCGAGATGAGACACCTCCCCCCGCATGTCTCCTGCTGCCCCAAGAACAGACTTAGCCTTTTAGCCCCCGCTGGATAGCAATGGAAGGTACgggaggaaatggaggcacataCAGGATCCATAATACTACAGGAAATTGCCACTTCCTCACACAGCATCACTCACAATTATGGACTCTGGTTATTGTCGAATGCCCTTAAGGTGTCATTGCTGGGCTCGAGTGACTCCCGCTATTtctataaatctctctctctgcactcctGTCTTCAGTGGTCTAAGGTTGCACTACATCCACTCAAATCTGGAAGATTTTGTAACCAGTTATGATCCATAAGGACTAGAAACTCTGTTGTAATGAAAGCTTGCATTCTGCAGAATCTAGTTCTGACAGATAAGTACACCAAGGGGGTCAGACTTGCAAGTCAAATATGTGACCTCCTGAGCTAGACAGCATCTCTTTAGAATGGGCTTATACAAAACCTTTGCTCCTAAAAAATAGGAAGCAATGCACTGAAGAAGCAAACGCAGTAGTTGTCTTGAGCTCAGCAGTACATCGCATGCTATCTTGGACTATAGAATAGGTACGAGAGGCACTGGTAGAAGGAGGACGTTAGGGGACTTGAGTCTTCGTTAAAGAATGTGGCTTCGGTTGCCCACATGGGAAGCTTGGTGGCTCAGTGTCCCTTAGGTCACGCATTCTCTTTCAGTATTTCTGCAGTGCAGTGGCTCTGTAATGCTGATAAGAAGACACACAGTCCTCCAAAACGCCTGTATCGATTCTTCTCAACCCTCTATTCTGCCTTGGTAAGTAGTGAGTGACAGATATGGCCCTTTCCTGCAATGAAAAACCTTATTGTATTAAGTGTATTGTgagtgggattgtatgtaacctctctcGAGGGAGATGTGATGTGGGGCCTGGGAGCTCAAGGATTATATTGAAAATATGCCAGACAAGAGTGGATGCTTGGGACAATAA
It includes:
- the DNAJC30 gene encoding dnaJ homolog subfamily C member 30, mitochondrial yields the protein MAPAPAARGWPRALLLRALPARPHGRRGAADGAPARPAGLYELLGVPASATQAQIKAAYYERSFRCHPDRNAGSEEAAARFTALHQAYAVLGSAALRRKYDRGLLSREELSSAARPAPAPAPAPAPGPRRAPPFDFDAFYRAHYGEQLERQQLLRRRRRRQREAAAAAQRWRGERLAEFSVALLLLSAMALLLGTK
- the BUD23 gene encoding probable 18S rRNA (guanine-N(7))-methyltransferase: MAGSGRRPEHRGPPELFYDEAEARKYSQNSRMIEIQSQMSERAVELLGLPEDRPCFLLDVGCGSGLSGDYISEEGHHWVGMDISSAMLDVAVEREVEGGLILADMGQGIPFRPGMFDGCVSISAVQWLCNADKKTHSPPKRLYRFFSTLYSALARGSRAVLQLYPENSEQLELITAQAMKAGFTGGMVVDYPNSAKAKKFFLCLFVGMAGALPKALGAACADVEESQQAKFTNERTRFRNAKGKSVKKSRDWVLEKKERRRRQGKEVRADTRYTGRKRRPRF